The nucleotide sequence cggactatctatgtaatgtttaactctgtgaccattaactttaaattcaatcccatttgaatttattaattctattgttccgtatgggaaaactcttttgactatgaatggtccagaccatcttgatttcaattttccaggaaatagcttgaatcgtgaattgaaaagaagaactctgtctccttctttaaattcttttgaacttctgattcttttatcatgccatttcttcgttctttctttattgattaacgaattttcgtatgcttcatgtcttaattcttctaattcgtttagttgacttaatcgtagatgtccggcttcatgtaaatcaagattacatgtcttcaaagcccaaaatgctttgtgttcaatttctactggaagatgacatgcttttccataaacaagtctaaaaggtgtggttccaattggagttttgtaggctgttctaaaagcccagagtgcatcctccaatttaatggaccattccttcgaatttgatcctacggttttctctagaatacgttttaaagctcggttggtattttcaacttgtccacttgtttgtggatgatatgcggtggagattttatgagttactcaatatcttttaagaactttctcaagttgattattacagaaatgagtaccccgatcacttattaaagctttcggtgttccaaactttgcaaaaagacgttttaaaaagttgactacaactcgtgcatcgttagttgggagagcttgtgcttccgcccatttagatacataatcaatggctacgagtatatatagattattatgagattttggaaatggacccataaagtcaataccccaaatgtcaaatatttcacatacttggatgacattttgtggcatttcatcacgttgacttatttttccggccctttgacaagcatcacaggatttgcaaagaatgtgtgcgtctttgtaatttgtaggccaatagaatccagcatcataaacttttcttgctgttagttgaggcccataatgccctcctgttggtcctgtgtgacaatggtttaaaattttactagcttcatctccaaatacacatcggcgtattattccatcgggacaacttttaaacagatgtggatcttcccaaaaatagagttttatatcactgaagaaattctttcgtctttggtacgataatcctttttcaaggaatccacaaactaagtagtttgcatagtctgcaaaccatggaatttctttataatctatcttcaatagatattcatcaggaaagttgtcttgtatggccgattcatttagaacttctaactcaggattttcaagacgagaaagatgatcagcggcgagattttctgctcctcttttatctcggatttcaatatcaaactcttgtaagagtaagatccaacggattaatcttggtttagcatattgttttgaaaataggtatctaagagcagaatggtcggtatagaccaccgtttttgctagaacgagatatgatcgaaatttgtcaaaagcaaagacaatagcaaggagttctttttcagtagttgtatagttcgtttgtgctccttgtaacgtcttactagcataatatataggttgaaatcgtttttcaatcctttgtcctaaaacggctcccattgcaaaatcacttgcatcgcacattagttcaaatggtagattccaatttggtgttatcatgatcggcgcattagtgagtttctctttaagaatattaaaagatttgatacactcatctgaaaagatgaatggagcatctttttctaggagtttattcataggagtggcaattttagaaaaatcttttatgaaacgtcggtaaaaactggcatgccctagaaaactcctaactcctctaacattggtgggatgtggaagtttagcaattacatctactttagctctatccacttcaattccttcttttgaaattttatgtccaagaacgatgccttctttaaccataaaatggcatttctcccaattaagaactagatttgattgttcgcatctaataagcattcgttccagattaactagacatgattcaaatgtatcaccgaagactgaaaagtcatccatgaaaacttccatgcattcttctatcatgtcgtgaaaaatcgccatcatacacctttgaaaggttgcaggggcgttgcaaagtccaaatggcatgcgtttgtaagcaaaagtaccataagggcacgtgaatgtggttttctcttgatcttcgggtgctattggaatttgaaaatatccggaaaatccatctagaaaacaatagtaactatttccggctaatctttccaacatttgatctatgaaaggtaagggaaagtgatcttttctggtggcgtcatttaattttctataatcaatacatacacgccatcctgttacagtcctagtaggaataagctcatttttctcatttgtaatgacagtcatgccacctttcttaggcacgcattgaactgggcttacccatggactatcagagattggataaattagacctgcatctagcagtttaataatctctttcttaactacatcttgcatattaggatttagtcttcgttggcgttgcacatacgttttatgaccttcttccataaggattttatgtgtgcaatacgaaggacttattcctttaatatcatgaatcttccatgcaatggctggtttatgagctttcaacacagaaatgagttgtgatttcccattttcagtaagagaagatgatattattacaggtaattcagattcaccatgtaaataagcgtattccaaatggtttggaagtggctttaattctaatttcggaggttcttctatcgatgatttgtatcgatatctgtcttcttcttttagcatttgaatttcttctgttgttggttcatatccattagctataagtgtagctaacatttcagcttcatcaattggttcattaccttctcctaaagaacattctcctgttccttgtaattctggaaattcttctaataattctgcatgtgcatctatagtttgaatataataacatgtatcatctgcagattgtggttgttgcattgctctatcaactgaaaaggtaacactctcatcctctatacttagggtcaatttcttaccgaacacctctatcattgctttagccgtgtttaagaatggtcttcctaatatgagaggaacttgagaatcttcttccatgtccagaacaacaaaatctactggaaatactaaagtaccaactttaactagcatgttctccattatccctctaggatattttattgatctatcggctagttgtatgcttattctggttggtttcaattctccaaggtctagtttagcgtatagtgaatacggcattagatttatactagcacctaagtctgctaatgcttctattgaactaagactacccagaaaacatggaattgtgaaaattcctggatcagatagtttttctggtatcttattcaacagcactgctgaacaattagcattcatagtaacagccgagagttcttccattttctttctatttgagattagatctttcaagaatttagcatatctaggcattcctgaaatcacatcaatgaaaggaagatttatatttatctgtttaaacatatccaagaatttggattgctcggcttcaagtttctctttcttcattttactcgggtaaggaagtggtggttggtatggtttaacataagttttagccttaactgtgttatctttattaaccttttcaactaccggttctttttccttatcttgatcaggttgtggttcttgtggagtaggaatagcttcatcagaagttacaggtatttcaggtggtttaagcgttgtaccacttcttgtggtaatggctttagctgtttcattccggggattagcatttgtatcactaggtagacttcccggttttctttcacctattaaccttgctaggttacttacttcttgttccagattttgaatagaagcttgttgatttctaaatgcttgagcattttgttcattagtttgtttctgagatgtgaaaaactgcgtttgagtttcaactagcttcgtcatcatgtcttctaaattcggctttttatcatcggtttgttgtggtggtttattttgaaaattaggtctttgctgattgtaagtattattggatacttgttgattgctaggaccttgttggttgttgtatggaatatttctgttataattctggttttgattgtaaattggtcttggcggttgataattattctgataattatttccaggcctttggtttatgtatgaaatattctctctttgttccattgttaattcaatactgagacaatcttttgtcaaatgtggtcctccacactgctcacaactaattcgtattgagtgaatatctttagtcatcttctccattcgtctctcgacagcatctatctttgcggaaatggaatctaagtcatggctagaatcggctctagctgctttagatgatctaacgatatctttttcttggtgccactcatgtgagtgggaagcagtgttatcaataattttgtaagcatcagtttcggttttcttcataatagaaccaccagctgctatatctatgtctttccttgtagtgatgtcgcatccttggtagaatatttgtactatttgacaggtgtctaaaccatgttgcggacatcctcttaataactttccaaatcttgtccacgcctcatatagagtttcattcggcttttgtgtaaacgtaacaatttctgcttgaagtcttacggctttagatgcaggaaagaattgtttaagaaatttttcaactaaaacatcccatgtatcaatcgccccttcaggtaacgattccaaccaatctttggcttctccctttaaagtccagggaaataacatgagatatatctgttcatcctcaacttttcggattttaaatagtgtgcagatcctattaaaggtacgtagatgttcatttggatcttccttcggcgcaccactaaattggcattgattagtcaccatgtgtagaatttgtcctttgatttcataatctggtgcattaatgtctggatgagtaattgcgtgaccttggccagtgcgtttagctctcattcggtcttccatacttaaaggttccagattctccataattgaatttgttgaatcggaatcactagaggattctgatttaatggttcgttcctcaacaatctctgtttgaatgattggtggttccggaggaaagtttagtggttcaggatctacgaatcgtccctgaatattcttcggattctcaattgtgaggtcgggttcaaaaaatggattatcggaaatttgaactagagtacttggtcgactggatgacgattctaaagaaaaatcaacgacagtaatatttgctaaatgtcttgatctagttacaggtggtgaacgtacaaaaggtggtgaacgtcttgctcggtgcattcactgaatatcctattagtttttaaaaggaaagaaaaattataataagttatccaatcaatagacttttctgattttgcccacgtttcgaatagccaaaagatgcagcagaggggcaggattcgtttggtctcaatataattgaggactgtttggcttcaataacccggtccacgtacaaatccaactattactacgaaccagaaaattttgatgtctatcaatttaaccacttaaaataaattttcgtaattttaagaaatttagataagaagtagaataaaaatctatgtcctaaaactagaatagcgagaaataagaaagaaaaagagttcgtcggaaaaaggacgaaaaagaaaaatggttgaaaaataaaaggtgacggaaaaataaaagaaacttataaaactaaaaaaacacttgactaacctaaccttattactacaactaacttaaaattataatcgcaattgagattactaattggaatgataattgatacataggtaaaaggcgtctaaaaatattaaagcttacaagtaaaactatatcccaaatggaaataacttaaaaagaaactaaaacttaaaaaggcgtcgcaaaattctaaagtacctaaatcttagtctaaagaaaaagcacttaaggaattctacagcaaagtctaaaaatctagaagtaaaaataactatggcaaaaactaagtttaaaactaaatacgagcgaaaaatacaaatattatgctaaaacgattaaaaagggacaaaatataaaaatatacaaaaagttgtaaaaaaatacaatttttataaaaatattatttttatattatttatttattaatactattaattttataatttaataaaactaattaaactaaatacataaattaattaaaacttaaattaaatactaaattaattaaatatttaaccctaaatacaaattaattaataataattaataatactccgtatttaatgcagattagggttctgtcaggcgcgtgtcagagtgtctccgcgagtcgcggtattccaagcagaaaatcccgcgagtcgcggggttccaaaattcaactttgGTACAGTTTTAAAATTGAcgcgttttttatttatttatttatttattttatattttctgtttttatattttctgtttatatcaaaatatttatataataaaaacttatatttaaaaacttaaataaaaatagaaccactttataaatttaaaaatatcttaaaaatagatttatatatattaaatttttttttctcggtttaattttttatgttttaaataaaaacaaaatacttaaataaaacttatataaaaataaagaaactttataaaacttaaatatttaacaaaatcttaaaaatacttatatttttgtttttctttttatatttttgaatatttaaaatgtatttttataaaaacgaattttaataaaagtaaactaaaaatctttttttttttcgggtttttttttttattaattagcgttgcgctttcggcgtttaagagtttccccagcagcggcgccaaaaataacttgatgtgtgcgaggtgtactaggaaatagttattatattttagcaggaaatactattaaatacgatacaattttacacaagatatttatttatttagagaatggatatacttaaaccttgctacaacacttataggcagtgtacctaatcgtacagtagtgtagtttttagtaagtccggttcattccacagggaaatctttaaacaaagcttaacgctatattagtttacttttataaaaatacaaatatatatataagtaatattattattataaaggggggtttttaccgtttaatgaccggtttgtcgattttaaaactttagtcgcagttaaaaccaaatgtaaaatattaaaaataaatacaagacttaaattaaagcgtaaagtaaataacgataatgaaattgcgaataataaaagtgcgataaaataaacttgcgataattaaaaagtacgataattaaaagtgcaattaaatacaataacaataaaaatgcgataattagaagtgcaattaaatataaaataaaggaaattaaatatgaaataaaagaattatgcttatttaaacttccgtaatcatgatgtttgacgtgttgattttagttttatgcccatgggttaattgtcctttgtcctggattatttaatatgtctgtccggtttttgtccataacagtccatcagtcataaatataaagtgcgagtgtccttgtcaaattatccttatacccgaagttaaatattccaactaattggggacttaaactgtaacaagattttaatactttgtttaataattacaccaggatgtcgactgagtgtaatccaaggttttaatattttgttatcaattataccaagtgtcattgtacataatttcacccctgttttaattattctagtggctattaatccattcccgtgtccggttaaatgaacgattattcgtacatataaataccccgcccatcgtgtccgatcgagtgtatatggtaatttatagggacgcccaattgtaaatctttatattaacattaacaaactatcatttagttaaacaaatataaagcccattaatagcccatagtctaatttccacaagtgtcgttcttttgttcaaaccccaattatggtacaaagcccaattacccaattttagtaattagcccaacatcatgattacttcgttttaaataagcataataataacttagctacgagacattaatataaaaaggttgaacataacttacaatgattaaaaatagcgtagcgttacacggacagaattttgacttacacccttacaacattcgctaacatacccttattattagaattaaaattaaaattaaaattaaaattaaaatataaatataaatatttacgtattatgagagaagaagaaaaaggatgatgaaaatgatcagaattcggttggctttatagggaattgagttcaggtatactccgcgactcgcggcattttttgccttcaaactccgcgagtcgcggagtttgtaaatacagctcactccagtttggagtctttcttgccgacggtttattttatttatataatatataaataattataagaattatttaaatattatattatattaatgtgcatagttgacttgtaatttttagtccgttgcgtcgagcgttgagagttgactctgatcccggttccggattttcgaacgtccttgcatacaatttaatatcttgtactttgcgttttgaatcttgtactcttgtaatttcgagacgtttcttatcaataattggaacctctttgattgtcttttgtacttttgagctttttggtcgtttgcgtctttaattcgtcgaatctgtcttttgtcttcaccttttattatttaaacgaatatcacttgtaaatagaacaattgcaactaaaagcttgtctttcttgaggaataatgctatgaaatatatgttcgtttttagcattatcagtaccaatttcattacttggggtaagcttttcaaaaatCTCTAATCTCAAtaattagacctttaaacttataagtgtgttaattagtgtctatggctcattgtatgtaatttgtatgcttgatcttgttattttgcataactagcatgaacttggaaAAAGGGTTTGTTTAATTCTTGATTTGGGTTAacgaaatgttgttagatgttaatgattttgtgtttaatgtgttacttgcatcattagcttcgttttggtatgtaggttgacttagtaaaacttcattaacataattgttgaattcatgattcttggttagggtttgatagattttaagaAGAACTCTTGATGTATTAAATGTTTtgtaatgttgttggtaagtgtttagttgcaatgtatgtgtaattaccttcaaaacggcatatcatatgtgtgcatcTAATCCCCTAATCATCAAATTGCaattatgaacttgaagcattaatgatgaacattcaatgatcattcgacgaggatttagttattgtaaatgatgaatttAGTTGATGATATGTATCTAGttctattccttgtcaaaatacctttccaacgatgtatggtatgcgtttttagTGTTTTCGGTTCGTTAATTGTGTTTGAAAGAAGTTTGGTGTACGTCCAGCCGCAATTTATGCTCACCGGGCGCAAATTACGCCCAGCCGCAAAAACCAGGCACCTCCTTATGCCCGTTTCTGACCTGTCAAATTTCTTGACCCCAAGCCAGGTGCCACTTGCGCCCACCAGCCGCCATTTGCGGCTGGGTCCACTCTTTCGCGACTTTTTCTCGTCTTAACCCTTGTTTTCGcgtcgcaactccgattaacatgaaacttcgccaacatgcttatatatgactattTTTTATGGACAATAGTCGGATACCCGACCAGACCCCGTcgacgttgactttgactttgatcaagtttgacttttagtcaaacttaaccaaagacttatgtaatcgttctaaccttcttttatacttatatcttgcatgaaacttgacacttgactcacatgctatataatcgagtcgtaacgagccataggactaattgaacaactttgaccgacctcgTATTTTACcagtattgatacaacctacttgtttaggttaagactagcattcgttcttgcacacgtttactttgtgaagtacctttttactcgtgcactcaaggtgagatcatagtcctatcttttcaacaacttttactctttaaatcgtgggatgagaaacatatacgttttatacttttatgctttgaacacaagtacgaaaataaacattctacgtacgagttagaacaaaaagcctcaattcaattattataagttacacttgtagggtgtaagcgagaacttatgtcgtgtggatccatacgggtttgaaagaccctcattcggacggttctctACCATTGGCGGATGAAAtgcattttcgggtatagtgtaggttctaacactatgataacggggttcgtatacagttaagttttgataattgggtgctcatgatacaacaacttttagaatgtaaacaatttggataatcaacgttatggaaatactaaatcttgtggttcaaaaacaacgtttacaattatacctatgatttcaccaacgtttttcgttgacagttttctatatgtttctcaggttcttgattgggtacttgatacatgcttccgcgtacactttgacttcttgcttgaggtcaagcatacatgcatacgctattgatagcatccgtgatttcaacttatattatgttgcaaattatttcatttatactttataacttttgtaaacttaaacttgttgtcgaatcgtttggtaaacttaaaactttgcaagtcctacacgtttcaaatgaatgcgacataattttggtcaaacgcgtctcatttagggactatgatcacacaacgggacctaagttaacggcgccgtcaatggcgattttggcgggtcgtcacaCATCATTGGACAGTGACCAGCTCCATGAATCAAGCTTCCCACGAATTAAAGTAACCGAATGTAACAGACAAGTTAAACCCTGCAATTCAGTCAAGGTACGCCCTGTAGGAGGCCTGATCCAGTCCCATGTGATGTTCGAAATAGCCACAACAACATAACTGATCCCTCAAATTCATTACCATACATGCGATCTTTGACATTGACGTTAGTTTTTGATTCAATCCTATATAACCTCGGAAACAATGAATTAAAACAGCTATCACCTATCCAATGATCGTTCCAGAAAGATGTAGAGTTACCCTCGCCAACATTTTTCACGAAAGATGACTTGAATGGTACCTGAAGGTCTTCAATCAATTTTCCCACACGAATGATGTTATTGTAAACACCTAGAGTTGGAGAATAAGATGACTCACTTACTGACAATAGGTTACCATCTAAACCATAAATGCTACGAATTAATTTAACCCACAAAGAATTGGTTTCGatcttgaacctccaccaccatttacccaTTAAAGCAAGATTTTTGACTTTAAGACTCCCACTATTTAGACCCCCGCCCAATAAGGTGCTATGAGATGATCCCATTTGTCTCAAGATATTTTAGAACCCGAATCACCCCCGCCCCAAACGAAATCACGTCTCAATATCTCAAGCGTTTTAATCACACTCGGCGATGCACGAAAAAGCGAGAAGTAGTACAAAGGAAGACCATTAAGAACCGATTTGATGAGAACTAATCTTCCACCAAAAGACATCGAACACATTTTACAATTAGAGAGTCTACTTTTGAATTTTTTTATGACCGGTTGCCAAGCATTTATGCTATTCAATATAGCACCAATCGGGAGACCAAGATATGTAAAGGAAAACTTTCCTGCTTTGCACCTCATCTTTCTAGCTAATGAGTCCACCTCAACAAAATTTGTTCCAACACCATATAAACAACTTTTATCGAGATTTACTTTGAGATCGGATGATAGTTCAATGCATTTAAGGATACCGACAATA is from Rutidosis leptorrhynchoides isolate AG116_Rl617_1_P2 chromosome 10, CSIRO_AGI_Rlap_v1, whole genome shotgun sequence and encodes:
- the LOC139870424 gene encoding uncharacterized protein: MEKMDFGMPQISIYLGSNQWFSDSGILFGKRGASSKYNALNIVGILKCIELSSDLKVNLDKSCLYGVGTNFVEVDSLARKMRCKAGKFSFTYLGLPIGAILNSINAWQPVIKKFKSRLSNCKMCSMSFGGRLVLIKSVLNGLPLYYFSLFRASPSVIKTLEILRRDFVWGGGDSGSKIS